One genomic region from Bacillus rossius redtenbacheri isolate Brsri chromosome 6, Brsri_v3, whole genome shotgun sequence encodes:
- the LOC134532469 gene encoding pre-mRNA 3'-end-processing factor FIP1-like isoform X2, which yields MADDSGNEDQWLYGDATETTDHEIQDKTVDDSSEEKTDRSRVNDIADDSHDKATEPTENSSASEAAPQPAAIPAPVPGEAEGDDEQSQDKDEEAKENGTGTGDDEDDSDEDDVHVIINDIKTSPTYTSLNIKRGGLLTSSGGADKLKQPGKFSIEEFEAVGSINGVPAHEYNLDSVEDKPWRKPGADITDYFNYGFNEDTWRAYCERQKRLRIHESGVGLAQLGSTGAGRGVIPVAITNDNSKYSGFMGPKKAGPPPGRRLAGTIDVIGVGGLASRRNSEKGTPPKENVIQVMTADRREYSRKPFPDMSVPPPAAFDLPPPPHGVIPPAFPPPPGHMDGYGSDFYSGDADPYYQAYEPTQDLQWKDNPSGQAVKVMTPRPIVTTLAGLPPDARSQDSRGSEDTSRRRGRSTSRLGDDKDLVVPGTEKDPRERKDRGERAEKERHRDRTHRRKDRSRSRSTERRSRRHKSRSRSPGHRSHRKKKSRHAEREKSKEDTE from the exons ATGGCGGATGACTCGGGGAACGAAGACCAGTGGCTTTACGGCGATGCAACAGAAACTACTGATCATGAAATACAAGATAAAACAGTCGATGATTCATCAGAAGAAAAAACAGATCGATCACGTGTAAATGATATAGCAGATGATAGTCATGATAAG GCAACAGAACCCACTGAAAACAGCTCTGCGTCG GAGGCAGCCCCGCAGCCCGCCGCCATCCCCGCCCCGGTGCCGGGGGAAGCCGAGGGCGACGACGAGCAGTCGCAGGACAAGGACGAGGAAG CCAAGGAGAACGGGACGGGGACGGGAGATGACGAGGACGACAGTGACGAGGATGACGTGCACGTCATCATCAACGACATCAAGACCAGCCCCACCTACACCAGCCTGAACATCAAGCGAGGGGGGCTGCTCACGTCCTCCGGGGGCGCCGACAAGCTCAAG CAACCGGGCAAGTTCTCCATCGAGGAGTTTGAGGCGGTCGGCTCCATCAATGGCGTGCCCGCTCACGAGTACAACCTGGACTCCGTGGAGGACAAGCCGTGGAGGAAGCCCGGCGCGGACATCACCG ACTACTTCAACTACGGCTTCAACGAGGACACGTGGCGGGCGTACTGCGAGCGCCAGAAGCGCCTGCGCATCCACGAGTCGGGCGTGGGCCTGGCGCAGCTGGGCAGCACGGGTGCCGGCCGGGGAGTCATCCCGGTCGCCATCACCAATGACAACTCCAAGTACTCGGGCTTCATGGGGCCCAAGAAGGCGGGGCCGCCGCCCGGCCGCCGGCTGGCGGGCACCATCGACGTCATCGGCGTGGGCGGCCTGGCGTCCCGGCGCAACAGCGAGAAGGGGACGCCGCCCAAGGAGAACGTCATCCAG GTGATGACGGCGGACCGGCGGGAGTACAGCCGCAAGCCGTTCCCGGACATGTCGGTGCCCCCGCCGGCGGCCTTCGACCTGCCCCCTCCCCCGCACGGCGTGATCCCCCCGGCCTTCCCCCCTCCGCCCGGCCACATGGACGGCTACGGCTCGGACTTCTACTCGGGCGACGCCGACCCGTACTACCAGGCGTACGAGCCCACCCAGGACCTGCAGTGGAAGGACAAT CCGTCCGGACAGGCGGTGAAGGTGATGACGCCCCGCCCCATCGTGACGACGCTGGCGGGCCTGCCCCCCGACGCGCGGTCCCAGGACTCGCGGGGCAGCGAGGACACGTCTCGCCGGCGCGGCCGCTCCACCAGCCGCCTGGGCGACGACAAGGACCTGGTGGTGCCCGGCACGGAGAAGGATCCCCGGGAGCGCAAAGACCGCGGCGAGCGTGCCGAGAAGGAGCGGCACAGGGACAG GACGCACCGGAGGAAGGACCGGTCGCGGAGCCGCAGCACGGAGCGTCGCTCCCGCCGGCACAAGAGCCGCAGCCGCAGTCCCGGCCACCGCAGCCACCGCAAGAAGAAGTCCCGCCACGCCGAGCGCGAGAAGAGCAAGGAGGACACGGAGTGA
- the LOC134532469 gene encoding pre-mRNA 3'-end-processing factor FIP1-like isoform X4: MADDSGNEDQWLYGDATETTDHEIQDKTVDDSSEEKTDRSRVNDIADDSHDKEAAPQPAAIPAPVPGEAEGDDEQSQDKDEEAKENGTGTGDDEDDSDEDDVHVIINDIKTSPTYTSLNIKRGGLLTSSGGADKLKQPGKFSIEEFEAVGSINGVPAHEYNLDSVEDKPWRKPGADITDYFNYGFNEDTWRAYCERQKRLRIHESGVGLAQLGSTGAGRGVIPVAITNDNSKYSGFMGPKKAGPPPGRRLAGTIDVIGVGGLASRRNSEKGTPPKENVIQVMTADRREYSRKPFPDMSVPPPAAFDLPPPPHGVIPPAFPPPPGHMDGYGSDFYSGDADPYYQAYEPTQDLQWKDNPSGQAVKVMTPRPIVTTLAGLPPDARSQDSRGSEDTSRRRGRSTSRLGDDKDLVVPGTEKDPRERKDRGERAEKERHRDRTHRRKDRSRSRSTERRSRRHKSRSRSPGHRSHRKKKSRHAEREKSKEDTE; this comes from the exons ATGGCGGATGACTCGGGGAACGAAGACCAGTGGCTTTACGGCGATGCAACAGAAACTACTGATCATGAAATACAAGATAAAACAGTCGATGATTCATCAGAAGAAAAAACAGATCGATCACGTGTAAATGATATAGCAGATGATAGTCATGATAAG GAGGCAGCCCCGCAGCCCGCCGCCATCCCCGCCCCGGTGCCGGGGGAAGCCGAGGGCGACGACGAGCAGTCGCAGGACAAGGACGAGGAAG CCAAGGAGAACGGGACGGGGACGGGAGATGACGAGGACGACAGTGACGAGGATGACGTGCACGTCATCATCAACGACATCAAGACCAGCCCCACCTACACCAGCCTGAACATCAAGCGAGGGGGGCTGCTCACGTCCTCCGGGGGCGCCGACAAGCTCAAG CAACCGGGCAAGTTCTCCATCGAGGAGTTTGAGGCGGTCGGCTCCATCAATGGCGTGCCCGCTCACGAGTACAACCTGGACTCCGTGGAGGACAAGCCGTGGAGGAAGCCCGGCGCGGACATCACCG ACTACTTCAACTACGGCTTCAACGAGGACACGTGGCGGGCGTACTGCGAGCGCCAGAAGCGCCTGCGCATCCACGAGTCGGGCGTGGGCCTGGCGCAGCTGGGCAGCACGGGTGCCGGCCGGGGAGTCATCCCGGTCGCCATCACCAATGACAACTCCAAGTACTCGGGCTTCATGGGGCCCAAGAAGGCGGGGCCGCCGCCCGGCCGCCGGCTGGCGGGCACCATCGACGTCATCGGCGTGGGCGGCCTGGCGTCCCGGCGCAACAGCGAGAAGGGGACGCCGCCCAAGGAGAACGTCATCCAG GTGATGACGGCGGACCGGCGGGAGTACAGCCGCAAGCCGTTCCCGGACATGTCGGTGCCCCCGCCGGCGGCCTTCGACCTGCCCCCTCCCCCGCACGGCGTGATCCCCCCGGCCTTCCCCCCTCCGCCCGGCCACATGGACGGCTACGGCTCGGACTTCTACTCGGGCGACGCCGACCCGTACTACCAGGCGTACGAGCCCACCCAGGACCTGCAGTGGAAGGACAAT CCGTCCGGACAGGCGGTGAAGGTGATGACGCCCCGCCCCATCGTGACGACGCTGGCGGGCCTGCCCCCCGACGCGCGGTCCCAGGACTCGCGGGGCAGCGAGGACACGTCTCGCCGGCGCGGCCGCTCCACCAGCCGCCTGGGCGACGACAAGGACCTGGTGGTGCCCGGCACGGAGAAGGATCCCCGGGAGCGCAAAGACCGCGGCGAGCGTGCCGAGAAGGAGCGGCACAGGGACAG GACGCACCGGAGGAAGGACCGGTCGCGGAGCCGCAGCACGGAGCGTCGCTCCCGCCGGCACAAGAGCCGCAGCCGCAGTCCCGGCCACCGCAGCCACCGCAAGAAGAAGTCCCGCCACGCCGAGCGCGAGAAGAGCAAGGAGGACACGGAGTGA
- the LOC134532469 gene encoding pre-mRNA 3'-end-processing factor FIP1-like isoform X3 — translation MADDSGNEDQWLYGDATETTDHEIQDKTVDDSSEEKTDRSRVNDIADDSHDKEAAPQPAAIPAPVPGEAEGDDEQSQDKDEEAKENGTGTGDDEDDSDEDDVHVIINDIKTSPTYTSLNIKRGGLLTSSGGADKLKQPGKFSIEEFEAVGSINGVPAHEYNLDSVEDKPWRKPGADITDYFNYGFNEDTWRAYCERQKRLRIHESGVGLAQLGSTGAGRGVIPVAITNDNSKYSGFMGPKKAGPPPGRRLAGTIDVIGVGGLASRRNSEKGTPPKENVIQVMTADRREYSRKPFPDMSVPPPAAFDLPPPPHGVIPPAFPPPPGHMDGYGSDFYSGDADPYYQAYEPTQDLQWKDNAWQPSGQAVKVMTPRPIVTTLAGLPPDARSQDSRGSEDTSRRRGRSTSRLGDDKDLVVPGTEKDPRERKDRGERAEKERHRDRTHRRKDRSRSRSTERRSRRHKSRSRSPGHRSHRKKKSRHAEREKSKEDTE, via the exons ATGGCGGATGACTCGGGGAACGAAGACCAGTGGCTTTACGGCGATGCAACAGAAACTACTGATCATGAAATACAAGATAAAACAGTCGATGATTCATCAGAAGAAAAAACAGATCGATCACGTGTAAATGATATAGCAGATGATAGTCATGATAAG GAGGCAGCCCCGCAGCCCGCCGCCATCCCCGCCCCGGTGCCGGGGGAAGCCGAGGGCGACGACGAGCAGTCGCAGGACAAGGACGAGGAAG CCAAGGAGAACGGGACGGGGACGGGAGATGACGAGGACGACAGTGACGAGGATGACGTGCACGTCATCATCAACGACATCAAGACCAGCCCCACCTACACCAGCCTGAACATCAAGCGAGGGGGGCTGCTCACGTCCTCCGGGGGCGCCGACAAGCTCAAG CAACCGGGCAAGTTCTCCATCGAGGAGTTTGAGGCGGTCGGCTCCATCAATGGCGTGCCCGCTCACGAGTACAACCTGGACTCCGTGGAGGACAAGCCGTGGAGGAAGCCCGGCGCGGACATCACCG ACTACTTCAACTACGGCTTCAACGAGGACACGTGGCGGGCGTACTGCGAGCGCCAGAAGCGCCTGCGCATCCACGAGTCGGGCGTGGGCCTGGCGCAGCTGGGCAGCACGGGTGCCGGCCGGGGAGTCATCCCGGTCGCCATCACCAATGACAACTCCAAGTACTCGGGCTTCATGGGGCCCAAGAAGGCGGGGCCGCCGCCCGGCCGCCGGCTGGCGGGCACCATCGACGTCATCGGCGTGGGCGGCCTGGCGTCCCGGCGCAACAGCGAGAAGGGGACGCCGCCCAAGGAGAACGTCATCCAG GTGATGACGGCGGACCGGCGGGAGTACAGCCGCAAGCCGTTCCCGGACATGTCGGTGCCCCCGCCGGCGGCCTTCGACCTGCCCCCTCCCCCGCACGGCGTGATCCCCCCGGCCTTCCCCCCTCCGCCCGGCCACATGGACGGCTACGGCTCGGACTTCTACTCGGGCGACGCCGACCCGTACTACCAGGCGTACGAGCCCACCCAGGACCTGCAGTGGAAGGACAAT GCCTGGCAGCCGTCCGGACAGGCGGTGAAGGTGATGACGCCCCGCCCCATCGTGACGACGCTGGCGGGCCTGCCCCCCGACGCGCGGTCCCAGGACTCGCGGGGCAGCGAGGACACGTCTCGCCGGCGCGGCCGCTCCACCAGCCGCCTGGGCGACGACAAGGACCTGGTGGTGCCCGGCACGGAGAAGGATCCCCGGGAGCGCAAAGACCGCGGCGAGCGTGCCGAGAAGGAGCGGCACAGGGACAG GACGCACCGGAGGAAGGACCGGTCGCGGAGCCGCAGCACGGAGCGTCGCTCCCGCCGGCACAAGAGCCGCAGCCGCAGTCCCGGCCACCGCAGCCACCGCAAGAAGAAGTCCCGCCACGCCGAGCGCGAGAAGAGCAAGGAGGACACGGAGTGA
- the LOC134532469 gene encoding pre-mRNA 3'-end-processing factor FIP1-like isoform X1: MADDSGNEDQWLYGDATETTDHEIQDKTVDDSSEEKTDRSRVNDIADDSHDKATEPTENSSASEAAPQPAAIPAPVPGEAEGDDEQSQDKDEEAKENGTGTGDDEDDSDEDDVHVIINDIKTSPTYTSLNIKRGGLLTSSGGADKLKQPGKFSIEEFEAVGSINGVPAHEYNLDSVEDKPWRKPGADITDYFNYGFNEDTWRAYCERQKRLRIHESGVGLAQLGSTGAGRGVIPVAITNDNSKYSGFMGPKKAGPPPGRRLAGTIDVIGVGGLASRRNSEKGTPPKENVIQVMTADRREYSRKPFPDMSVPPPAAFDLPPPPHGVIPPAFPPPPGHMDGYGSDFYSGDADPYYQAYEPTQDLQWKDNAWQPSGQAVKVMTPRPIVTTLAGLPPDARSQDSRGSEDTSRRRGRSTSRLGDDKDLVVPGTEKDPRERKDRGERAEKERHRDRTHRRKDRSRSRSTERRSRRHKSRSRSPGHRSHRKKKSRHAEREKSKEDTE; the protein is encoded by the exons ATGGCGGATGACTCGGGGAACGAAGACCAGTGGCTTTACGGCGATGCAACAGAAACTACTGATCATGAAATACAAGATAAAACAGTCGATGATTCATCAGAAGAAAAAACAGATCGATCACGTGTAAATGATATAGCAGATGATAGTCATGATAAG GCAACAGAACCCACTGAAAACAGCTCTGCGTCG GAGGCAGCCCCGCAGCCCGCCGCCATCCCCGCCCCGGTGCCGGGGGAAGCCGAGGGCGACGACGAGCAGTCGCAGGACAAGGACGAGGAAG CCAAGGAGAACGGGACGGGGACGGGAGATGACGAGGACGACAGTGACGAGGATGACGTGCACGTCATCATCAACGACATCAAGACCAGCCCCACCTACACCAGCCTGAACATCAAGCGAGGGGGGCTGCTCACGTCCTCCGGGGGCGCCGACAAGCTCAAG CAACCGGGCAAGTTCTCCATCGAGGAGTTTGAGGCGGTCGGCTCCATCAATGGCGTGCCCGCTCACGAGTACAACCTGGACTCCGTGGAGGACAAGCCGTGGAGGAAGCCCGGCGCGGACATCACCG ACTACTTCAACTACGGCTTCAACGAGGACACGTGGCGGGCGTACTGCGAGCGCCAGAAGCGCCTGCGCATCCACGAGTCGGGCGTGGGCCTGGCGCAGCTGGGCAGCACGGGTGCCGGCCGGGGAGTCATCCCGGTCGCCATCACCAATGACAACTCCAAGTACTCGGGCTTCATGGGGCCCAAGAAGGCGGGGCCGCCGCCCGGCCGCCGGCTGGCGGGCACCATCGACGTCATCGGCGTGGGCGGCCTGGCGTCCCGGCGCAACAGCGAGAAGGGGACGCCGCCCAAGGAGAACGTCATCCAG GTGATGACGGCGGACCGGCGGGAGTACAGCCGCAAGCCGTTCCCGGACATGTCGGTGCCCCCGCCGGCGGCCTTCGACCTGCCCCCTCCCCCGCACGGCGTGATCCCCCCGGCCTTCCCCCCTCCGCCCGGCCACATGGACGGCTACGGCTCGGACTTCTACTCGGGCGACGCCGACCCGTACTACCAGGCGTACGAGCCCACCCAGGACCTGCAGTGGAAGGACAAT GCCTGGCAGCCGTCCGGACAGGCGGTGAAGGTGATGACGCCCCGCCCCATCGTGACGACGCTGGCGGGCCTGCCCCCCGACGCGCGGTCCCAGGACTCGCGGGGCAGCGAGGACACGTCTCGCCGGCGCGGCCGCTCCACCAGCCGCCTGGGCGACGACAAGGACCTGGTGGTGCCCGGCACGGAGAAGGATCCCCGGGAGCGCAAAGACCGCGGCGAGCGTGCCGAGAAGGAGCGGCACAGGGACAG GACGCACCGGAGGAAGGACCGGTCGCGGAGCCGCAGCACGGAGCGTCGCTCCCGCCGGCACAAGAGCCGCAGCCGCAGTCCCGGCCACCGCAGCCACCGCAAGAAGAAGTCCCGCCACGCCGAGCGCGAGAAGAGCAAGGAGGACACGGAGTGA